The following proteins come from a genomic window of Alnus glutinosa chromosome 10, dhAlnGlut1.1, whole genome shotgun sequence:
- the LOC133878791 gene encoding L10-interacting MYB domain-containing protein-like, which translates to MTKKSQSNVASPAATAQTQDPQTVRVIWTDKMVEDFLDVCISEIYAGNRPVTHFNKTGWKNVVNKFSEKTGKRYYYKQLKNKWDNLKRDWNIWMRLVGKETSLRWDPVKKTIDATDAWWEKKLQEIPEAAKFRTAGFAHVAKVEMLFTDITATREGPWVSSSRLVPDDIGATTGVGARCDEGNDVLLEGLGDLDDELGLSARGCSMCDRKRKKEVQIFSQHLSRMCDILESRSTMSSKRSDKLGCSIEEVMDVVRGIAEIENDTDMLMIASEVLLTRSHREMFVALKEPKFQIEFLKRMRN; encoded by the exons ATGACTAAGAAAAGCCAAAGCAACGTTGCTTCTCCTGCTGCTACTGCACAAACTCAAGATCCTCAGACAGTGAGGGTAATTTGGACTGATAAAATGGTTGAGGATTTTCTTGATGTATGTATTAGTGAGATTTACGCTGGTAACCGCCCAGTAACACATTTCAATAAGACAGGGTGGAAAAACGTGGTAAACAAATTTAGTGAGAAGACTGGTAAACGATATTACTATAAACAACTTAAGAACAAGTGggataatttgaaaagagatTGGAACATTTGGATGAGATTGGTAGGAAAGGAAACTAGCCTTAGATGGGATCCGGTGAAAAAGACAATTGATGCTACCGATGCTTGGTGGGAAAAAAAGTTGCAG GAAATTCCAGAAGCAGCAAAGTTCCGTACTGCTGGTTTCGCTCATGTTGCGAAGGTGGAGATGTTGTTTACAGATATAACTGCCACCCGAGAGGGACCTTGGGTGTCATCCTCTAGGCTGGTTCCTGATGATATTGGTGCCACAACTGGTGTAGGTGCAAGGTGTGATGAGGGCAACGATGTGTTGTTAGAGGGTTTAGGTGACTTGGATGACGAACTTGGTCTCAGTGCACGTGGATGTAGTATGTGTGAtaggaaaaggaagaaagaagttcAAATCTTTAGCCAACATTTGAGTCGTATGTGTGACATACTAGAAAGTAGGAGTACAATGTCATCTAAGCGTTCTGATAAACTTGGATGTAGTATTGAAGAGGTTATGGATGTTGTCCGGGGGATTGCTGAGATAGAAAATGACACTGATATGCTTATGATTGCGAGTGAGGTACTTCTTACAAGATCGCATAGAGAGATGTTTGTGGCCCTTAAGGAGCCAAAGTTTCAGATTGAATTCCTCAAGCGaatgagaaattaa
- the LOC133879227 gene encoding probable serine/threonine-protein kinase PBL5 → MTLVLESTSDQKTSLDKGQFSDGCQPCGHWTSTSVSKSSPSEELMSTGVSTLGNSEASSSVLTGVKCSPLQFQEEGNTTNTEQETAGEQSPLSTAKNQDIGPKEAFNAGSKMEEEYPESLCSICKNRRPKIEWKRDFTYLDLQSATEGFAKKNFISEGGFGCVYRGEVDGLKIAVKQHKNASFQGDKEFKAEVHVLSKVRHKNLVRLLGSCSEGSRRLLVYEYVCNGSLDQHLSRHSRKPLSWEKRIRIALGAAKGLQYLHENKFIHRDMRPNNILITHDYEALLGDFGLARPQNEDPDKSSETRVVGTFGYLAPEYAECGIVSTKTDVYAFGVVLLQLITGMRTTDKRLKGRSLVGWARPLLKEKNYPDLIDERIMDSHDVHQLFWMVRMAEKCLSRDPHARLTMDKVVEALDYIMECNPICGRDCSPAQSDSVSSMPGSGESQCSMPGSPESPCEDGSYNRESTSINHMSQMR, encoded by the exons ATGACGCTAGTTCTAG AATCTACAAGTGATCAGAAGACCAGCTTAGACAAGGGACAATTTTCCGATGGTTGTCAACCCTGTGGTCATTGGACTTCTACTTCAGTTTCTAAATCCTCACCAAGTGAGGAGCTGATGTCAACTGGAGTTTCAACTCTGGGGAATAGTGAAGCATCAAGTTCAGTTTTAACTGGGGTAAAGTGTTCTCCTTTGCAGTTTCAAGAGGAAGGAAACACTACAAATACGGAACAAGAAACAGCAGGAGAGCAGTCCCCATTGTCCACAGCCAAGAATCAAGATATTGGTCCAAAAGAGGCATTTAATGCGGGGAGCAAGATGGAGGAGGAGTATCCTGAATCTCTATGTTCTATCTGCAAGAATAGACGACCAAAAATTGAATGGAAGAGAGACTTTACTTATTTAGATCTCCAATCTGCTACAGAGGGATTTGCAAAAAAGAATTTCATATCAGAAGGTGGATTTGGTTGTGTCTACAGAGGAGAAGTAGATGGATTGAAGATTGCTGTTAAGCAACATAAAAATGCAAGCTTCCAAGGAGATAAAGAATTCAAGGCTGAAGTTCATGTACTTAGCAAAGTCAGACATAAGAATCTAGTCAGGCTGTTGGGGTCATGTTCAGAAGGAAGCCGCAGGCTGCTTGTTTATGAATATGTCTGCAACGGTTCCCTGGATCAACATCTATCaa GACACAGCCGCAAACCCCTCAGTTGGGAAAAAAGGATAAGAATAGCGTTGGGAGCTGCCAAAGGCTTACAATATCTGCATGAAAACAAGTTCATCCACAGAGATATGAGACCAAACAACATCCTTATAACCCATGATTACGAAGCACTG CTAGGAGACTTTGGTCTTGCAAGACCTCAAAATGAAGACCCAGATAAATCTTCAGAGACAAGAGTCGTTGGAACTTTCGGATACTTGGCACCAGAATATGCAGAATGTGGAATAGTGTCAACCAAGACCGACGTGTATGCTTTTGGGGTGGTTCTATTACAGCTTATAACTGGGATGAGGACTACGGACAAGAGACTTAAAGGGAGAAGTCTTGTGGGATGG GCAAGACcactattaaaagaaaagaactacCCAGATTTAATTGACGAAAGGATCATGGACTCGCACGATGTCCATCAACTATTTTGGATGGTTCGAATGGCAGAAAAATGTCTCAGCAGGGATCCTCATGCGAGATTAACGATGGATAAA GTGGTTGAAGCTTTAGATTACATAATGGAATGCAACCCCATTTGTGGTAGAGACTGCTCCCCAGCACAATCAGATTCAGTCAGTAGCATGCCAGGCTCTGGCGAATCACAGTGTAGCATGCCAGGCTCCCCTGAGTCACCATGTGAAGATGGAAGCTATAATAGAGAATCTACATCAATAAATCACATGAGTCAGATGAGGTAA